The sequence TTCAACGAtgttaaatttttgaaaaaatctAAAGAGTGTAAATGTGGGTTCCGAGTAGtgaaattcattatttttagtgtTTGAATTGTTTTGGGTAATATTTGAATATCAGAGAATGCGTtcattgataaatttgtaattgttggtgGAAAGAGAGCTGCATTATCTTTGTTTCTACCAAGATgtaaagttttaattgagATTGGTAATGAGTTTGGTTCAAGTTTATGATTGCCCGACTTGAATATCAATGATGTAACATTGTGTGGAATCATTCCTTTTTCAATGGTctgattaaaaaaagaatcaaactCTAATGAAGTTGTACCACCTGGTATAGATGTCGAGTCTAATTTATTAGTACCTCTTTTAGAATCAAAAGAATAATCAAGAGTTGTTACTGATTTTGGTATTGATCCATATAGAATTATTCCTTGATAATTTGGATCTAATATCAATGAGGTGAGTGATGGTGGTAATTCATCTCTATGAATTGAATGTTGAAATGATTTTCCAAAagttaaagattttaatgtTCTTGGTAGCAATGGTATACCATTTGTGTCACTTAATGATTGATTAAACTCATCACTAAAATCAATCGATGTTAGACTATTACCAATCATATTACGAGTTAATTGTTGatcaaaatcaatcaatGTAATGGACTTACATGTATCTGGTATCCAATGGTCTACTAGTATAATATCTGAACAATCCATCTCTATATTTTCCGCAATTTGTGGCATTGGATACCAATTTGAGTAACGTTGGTTTTCATAtccatttaaatcaaataatctgatgttattaaaataatttctatatttatatgttgaaaaattatttatccCTATATCAAAgctattattatgattattatatattctaagatgaaataaaatttgatccCTAATAACCATATTTccccaaatttttttaaataatatataattattatcaattgtttgattttttagTTGATTTGTtcttatattattattattaatatcaggttgtgattttaaaattaattgatttaaattattattattaatggtaatatgatgatttaaattatttttaatgattataaGTATTGAACAATCGAAtgaaattcttttatttctattgttAATTgtgtcattattattattatctgtaATTGAATGAGtatatataatttcattattagaattattgGTTGTAAAtgtgttttttaaattttgaatatgATTATTTAGtgtttgaaattgttgatcATTTAATccttttaaatcatttaaatgctttttttcatcttcttcttgtctatataaatatgtttttataattagtataataataataaaaataataaaataaaaaatataaaatatcaaaGTGTGTTAACgtatacaattttttttcttttttattttgaaggttttcattattgttt comes from Dictyostelium discoideum AX4 chromosome 2 chromosome, whole genome shotgun sequence and encodes:
- a CDS encoding hypothetical protein (Similar to Dictyostelium discoideum (Slime mold). hypothetical 97.7 kDa protein); translated protein: MHVSIEKQEEDEKKHLNDLKGLNDQQFQTLNNHIQNLKNTFTTNNSNNEIIYTHSITDNNNNDTINNRNKRISFDCSILIIIKNNLNHHITINNNNLNQLILKSQPDINNNNIRTNQLKNQTIDNNYILFKKIWGNMVIRDQILFHLRIYNNHNNSFDIGINNFSTYKYRNYFNNIRLFDLNGYENQRYSNWYPMPQIAENIEMDCSDIILVDHWIPDTCKSITLIDFDQQLTRNMIGNSLTSIDFSDEFNQSLSDTNGIPLLPRTLKSLTFGKSFQHSIHRDELPPSLTSLILDPNYQGIILYGSIPKSVTTLDYSFDSKRGTNKLDSTSIPGGTTSLEFDSFFNQTIEKGMIPHNVTSLIFKSGNHKLEPNSLPISIKTLHLGRNKDNAALFPPTITNLSMNAFSDIQILPKTIQTLKIMNFTTRNPHLHSLDFFKNLTSLKLNVSQIDLTDVKFPPTISKLVLTVSDEFELNDSLLPNNLKKLKIYDFNQPLNVGDLPSSIGVLKLPSYKQPIQRDVLPSSLTLLRISDFFNSTIDRDALPPNLKSFYFTGYNCDELPDLIWPPSFEFICIYNDSLNFINSIPTHFFIKHVKLLPTK